CAGGCTAAGACAGCTTTGCCGAGAGCCGTGCAATGCAGTGGCCGGCGCATGCCAACCTGAGACACGAGCCGAAAGTTATGTGGGCTCTCGATGACGTCCAAATAGATGATCTCTCTGCCATCGAGCACGGCCAGGTTAACGGTTTCGCCGGTTTCACGCCAAAGAGCTTCGAGAACCGGGCGGCTCACCTTTCGGATCGTGGACTGATAGGTGCTTCCGGAGCCAAGGTGAACCAGACGTGGACCGAGAAGATATGCTCCTGTGCTGTCACGGACGAGATAACCCTCCCTTTCGAGATGAGCGAGGAACCGGTACGCGGTGCTCTTGTTCAGTTTTGTCTGTTCGGCAATTGAGCGCAGTTGTAAGCCGTCGCGCGATCTGTCAAGGAGATCGAAAATGGAGAGAACCTTGGTGAGGACTCCAACTGGAGCAGAGCTGGATTTGCGAACTTTCATAAGCGATACCCGGTCATGCTAGCAGGGAACAGGAAGATTGAGGATTCACCATTTGAAATGAAACTTTGAGCGGTCAATGTGACTCTGAATCTCAAAATGAGAGCCTTTGTTCTTGTCTCTGCCCACATGCTTGGATACTAATTCATATATTGAAACAGGCATGTCAAGAAAGTCTAGTTTTGTGCTTGACCAAGATGTTGGCAATCTCCTAGATTTTTTCTCTAAGTAGTGTGCCGCCGAACCAGACAAATCCTTTTTGAGGTCACATACGGATGAATACGACATTATCTCGCCGCAATGTACTGAGGGCCGCCGGAGCATCTCTGGCGATGATGGGTTTGCCCGGTGCCGTCGCGCAGAGCCCGACCGCTATCAGCACAAGCCAAACTCCGAAAACACCTACGGACGAGTTGCAGCAGCGCACTCGGGCCCAGAGAATGCAATGGTGGCACGCGGCGAAGTTTGGAATGTTCATTCACTTTGGTGTGTACAGCACAATTGGCCGTCACGAATGGGTAATGGAAAATGAGGCGTGGCCCATTGGTCCCTATACCGCTCATGCCGCCAACTTTCGCCCGGCGCCCAACTGCCCGCGCGCGTGGGCGAAACTGGCCAAGGCCGCGGGTATGAAGTACATGGTGATGACTACCAAGCACCATGAGGGATTTTGTAATTTTGATACGAAACATACTGACTACTGTGCTCCGAAGCAGGGTCCAGGTCGGGATGTCGTCAGAGAGTACGTGGAGGCGGCTCGCGCAGAGGGGCTTCACGTGGGCTTCTACTATTCGCTGATGGATTGGCATCATCCCGACGGAGCGCGTTGCGCTAGCGACGAAGCGGCGAGGCGCAGGTTCGTTGATTACACTCACGCGCTTATCCGTGAGTTGTTGACGAACTACGGCAAGGTCGACGTGCTTTGGTACGACGTCGCGTGGCCGCTCGATGCGGAGGGCTGGGAGTCGGAGCGGATGAACGAAATGGTCTTTCAGCTGCAGCCCGAAATCATCGTGAACAACCGCAATAAGCTGGAGGGCGACTTCGCTACTCCGGAACAAAAGATCGTGGCTGAGACGAATGGGCGTGCATGGGAATCGTGCATGACATTGAACGATAGCTGGGGTTATCAGCGGGCGGACGATGACTGGAAGTCTTCGCGAACAGTCATCCGAAATCTGATCCAGTGCGTCCGCGACGGCGGCAATTATCTTCTAAACATTGGCCCGAAGCCGGATGGCTCAATTCCCGAGGAGTCGTCGCGGATCTTGAATGAGGTGGGGGCGTGGATGCAGACGAACGGCCACACTATCTATGAATCGGACCTGTGCCAGGTGCGCCGCTCCAATTACGCCAGCTTTACTCGCATTGGAAA
The genomic region above belongs to Acidobacteriaceae bacterium and contains:
- a CDS encoding alpha-L-fucosidase, yielding MNTTLSRRNVLRAAGASLAMMGLPGAVAQSPTAISTSQTPKTPTDELQQRTRAQRMQWWHAAKFGMFIHFGVYSTIGRHEWVMENEAWPIGPYTAHAANFRPAPNCPRAWAKLAKAAGMKYMVMTTKHHEGFCNFDTKHTDYCAPKQGPGRDVVREYVEAARAEGLHVGFYYSLMDWHHPDGARCASDEAARRRFVDYTHALIRELLTNYGKVDVLWYDVAWPLDAEGWESERMNEMVFQLQPEIIVNNRNKLEGDFATPEQKIVAETNGRAWESCMTLNDSWGYQRADDDWKSSRTVIRNLIQCVRDGGNYLLNIGPKPDGSIPEESSRILNEVGAWMQTNGHTIYESDLCQVRRSNYASFTRIGNTLYMHVHFWPGEYVAISGLRTRVKSARLLKTGRDVKFTQDDFQTKFTGLPEKAPDYPVTTIAIECESEPTQDTDYVRINKPRGSV